A part of Onthophagus taurus isolate NC chromosome 7, IU_Otau_3.0, whole genome shotgun sequence genomic DNA contains:
- the LOC111423812 gene encoding uncharacterized protein → MQSTAVKLVLLIYFLGVTNGQIIVKLNNTHPCTMEDDLKKFIAVCQPKRIEDFAPTGYNTTHVWFVANNGSLECTAKIGDISKIALCTIHINTPINVVVVVPPKCRDIYGHPIHCRDTFNPPIKQKKIIKGFYYKKKN, encoded by the exons ATGCAATCGACTGCGGTGAAATTAgtgttattaatttactttctGGGTGTAACAAACGGTCAAATAATAGTAAAACTAAATAACACTCATCCTTGCACTATGGAggacgatttaaaaaaatttattgctgTGTGCCAACCAAAACGAATAGAAG ATTTCGCTCCAACGGGGTATAATACGACTCACGTATGGTTCGTTGCTAATAATGGATCGCTGGAATGTACAGCtaaaattggtgatatttcaaaaattgcttTATGTACAATTCATATTAATACTCCTATTAACGTAGTTGTTGTAGTACcac cgAAATGCAGAGATATTTATGGGCATCCAATTCATTGTAGGGATACTTTTAATCCTCCGATAaagcagaaaaaaattataaaaggcttttattataagaaaaaaaactaa